From a single Triplophysa rosa linkage group LG1, Trosa_1v2, whole genome shotgun sequence genomic region:
- the pth1b gene encoding parathyroid hormone 1b: MSPIRFLEKIILIIVLWGLCSLISLEGLPVSKRSISEVQLMHNVREHKQVLNRQDWLQLKLNNILIPSLNDSQKEQKGKHDGSSIRRLRKGESASWI, encoded by the exons ATGTCACCCATACGTTTTTTGGAGAAAATTATTCTGATCATTGTGCTGTGGGGTCTTTGCAGTTTGATATCTCTGGAGGGTTTGCCAGTAAG CAAGAGGTCAATCAGTGAAGTTCAGCTCATGCACAATGTTCGTGAGCACAAGCAGGTGTTAAACAGACAAGACTGGCTTCAGCTGAAACTCAACAACATTCTCATACCTTCCCTGAACGACTCCCAAAAGGAGCAAAAAGGAAAACATGACGGCTCATCCATCAGACGTTTAAGAAAGGGGGAGAGTGCCTCTTGGATCTGA